A genome region from Primulina eburnea isolate SZY01 chromosome 9, ASM2296580v1, whole genome shotgun sequence includes the following:
- the LOC140842165 gene encoding uncharacterized protein isoform X8, with the protein MMAGNPNWWSMNSMHPQFSSQFVFGSNPSLSPNPSESDTQHHQDFPARGSSWSQLLLGGLAVNEEENKFGGGLVQQQRKLQENSYQDLQVLNLNPSFTRDSEVDIKQDYDLDYDHHHQFQANRSSQPSNNINSSWPHQLMPVSSPTCCTTNLSHSLLNFSVEKATVTGVVERKNHLHNQEHSSECNSIGNGGVPKKARVQHYSSPQPALKVRKEKLSDRITALHQIVSPFGKTDTASVLTEAIRHIRFLQAQIQILHNIMFKKGIFFSTKNMARTPMVPGQ; encoded by the exons ATGATGGCTGGAAACCCTAATTGGTGGAGCATGAATAGCATGCACCCACAATTTTCTTCTCAATTTGTATTTGGTTCGAATCCTTCACTTTCTCCAAACCCTTCTGAATCTGATACTCAACATCACCAAGATTTCCCTGCTCGCGGTTCGTCATGGAGCCAACTTCTTCT AGGCGGGTTGGCTGTTAATGAAGAAGAGAACAAGTTTGGTGGCGGTCTTGTTCAGCAACAGAGGAAGCTGCAAGAGAATTCGTATCAAGACCTGCAAGTTTTGAATCTGAACCCAAGTTTCACTAGGGATTCTGAGGTCGATATCAAGCAAGATTACGACTTAGATTATGATCATCACCATCAATTTCAAGCCAACAGATCATCTCAGCCCTCCAATAATATTAATTCTAGTTGGCCGCATCAACTCATGCCAGTCTCTTCTCCCACTTGTTGTACCACAAATTTGAGCCACAGCTTGCTGAATTTCTCGGTCGAAAAGGCCACGGTGACTGGCGTCGTCGAACGGAAGAACCATCTGCATAATCAGGAGCATTCGTCTGAG TGCAACAGCATTGGGAATGGTGGGGTACCAAAGAAGGCTAGGGTTCAGCACTACTCTTCACCTCAACCAGCTTTGAAG GTGAGAAAAGAGAAGTTAAGTGATAGAATCACAGCTCTTCACCAGATTGTTTCCCCCTTCGGAAAG ACTGATACTGCTTCTGTCTTGACAGAAGCCATTCGCCATATTAGATTCCTTCAAGCTCAAATTCAG
- the LOC140842165 gene encoding uncharacterized protein isoform X7 — MMAGNPNWWSMNSMHPQFSSQFVFGSNPSLSPNPSESDTQHHQDFPARGSSWSQLLLGGLAVNEEENKFGGGLVQQQRKLQENSYQDLQVLNLNPSFTRDSEVDIKQDYDLDYDHHHQFQANRSSQPSNNINSSWPHQLMPVSSPTCCTTNLSHSLLNFSVEKATVTGVVERKNHLHNQEHSSECNSIGNGGVPKKARVQHYSSPQPALKVRKEKLSDRITALHQIVSPFGKTDTASVLTEAIRHIRFLQAQIQILHNIMFKKGIFFSTKNMASRTPMVPGQ, encoded by the exons ATGATGGCTGGAAACCCTAATTGGTGGAGCATGAATAGCATGCACCCACAATTTTCTTCTCAATTTGTATTTGGTTCGAATCCTTCACTTTCTCCAAACCCTTCTGAATCTGATACTCAACATCACCAAGATTTCCCTGCTCGCGGTTCGTCATGGAGCCAACTTCTTCT AGGCGGGTTGGCTGTTAATGAAGAAGAGAACAAGTTTGGTGGCGGTCTTGTTCAGCAACAGAGGAAGCTGCAAGAGAATTCGTATCAAGACCTGCAAGTTTTGAATCTGAACCCAAGTTTCACTAGGGATTCTGAGGTCGATATCAAGCAAGATTACGACTTAGATTATGATCATCACCATCAATTTCAAGCCAACAGATCATCTCAGCCCTCCAATAATATTAATTCTAGTTGGCCGCATCAACTCATGCCAGTCTCTTCTCCCACTTGTTGTACCACAAATTTGAGCCACAGCTTGCTGAATTTCTCGGTCGAAAAGGCCACGGTGACTGGCGTCGTCGAACGGAAGAACCATCTGCATAATCAGGAGCATTCGTCTGAG TGCAACAGCATTGGGAATGGTGGGGTACCAAAGAAGGCTAGGGTTCAGCACTACTCTTCACCTCAACCAGCTTTGAAG GTGAGAAAAGAGAAGTTAAGTGATAGAATCACAGCTCTTCACCAGATTGTTTCCCCCTTCGGAAAG ACTGATACTGCTTCTGTCTTGACAGAAGCCATTCGCCATATTAGATTCCTTCAAGCTCAAATTCAG